A genomic stretch from Dyella sp. M7H15-1 includes:
- a CDS encoding response regulator transcription factor, which produces MIRVLLAEDQAMVRGALSALLNLESDIEVLGSVPDGEAAWREVQRLKPDVLVTDIEMPGITGLELVQRIQRHELPVKSIIVTTFARPGFLRRALDAGVLGYLLKDAPAENLAEALRAVHRGGRSIDPQLALEAWSEADPLNDRERQVLRLAGEGQSAADIATKLNLSHGTVRNYLSEAIGKLGAANRIEAYRLARQKGWL; this is translated from the coding sequence ATGATCCGCGTGCTGCTGGCCGAAGACCAGGCGATGGTACGTGGGGCGCTGTCGGCCTTGCTCAATCTCGAATCGGATATCGAAGTGCTCGGTTCCGTTCCCGATGGCGAAGCGGCATGGCGTGAGGTACAGCGGTTGAAGCCCGATGTGCTGGTGACGGATATCGAAATGCCAGGCATCACCGGTCTTGAGCTGGTGCAACGTATCCAGCGGCACGAATTGCCGGTGAAGTCGATCATCGTCACCACCTTTGCGCGGCCGGGTTTTTTGCGGCGTGCGCTGGACGCCGGTGTATTGGGCTATCTGCTGAAAGATGCACCGGCGGAAAACCTAGCCGAAGCGTTGCGTGCCGTGCACCGCGGTGGGCGCTCGATCGACCCGCAGCTTGCACTGGAGGCGTGGTCGGAAGCAGATCCGCTCAACGACCGCGAACGCCAGGTGCTGCGTTTGGCCGGCGAGGGGCAATCGGCCGCCGATATCGCCACCAAACTCAACCTCTCGCACGGCACGGTGCGCAATTATCTTTCCGAGGCGATCGGCAAATTGGGGGCGGCCAACCGGATCGAGGCGTACCGGTTGGCGCGGCAGAAGGGCTGGCTGTAG
- the queA gene encoding tRNA preQ1(34) S-adenosylmethionine ribosyltransferase-isomerase QueA has translation MKKSDFNFDLPTELIAQSPLPQRSASRLLLLDVPVRTWQDRMFRELPSFLRKNDLLVFNDTRVLPARLYGHKPSGGAVEILIERVTGTHDAIVQLGVSKKPRPGTAIILADGSQATVQGREESFFRLRFESPEPLERLLMRLGEMPLPPYISRHADASDLERYQTVYAREPGAVAAPTAGLHFDEGLLTQIRDKGVHFGYVTLHVGAGTFQPVRTDDLAHHQMHREWLNVGAGLVDQIHRTRRAGGRVIAVGTTVVRALESATVDSVLRPFAGETQIFIFPGYRITSIDGLITNFHLPQSTLLMLVSALAGREYILGAYEHAVKQRYRFFSYGDAMLIFPQGAT, from the coding sequence GTGAAAAAGTCCGACTTCAACTTCGACCTGCCAACCGAGCTGATTGCGCAATCTCCACTGCCCCAGCGCAGCGCTAGCCGGCTGTTGCTGCTGGATGTGCCGGTGCGTACCTGGCAGGACCGGATGTTTCGCGAGTTGCCATCGTTCCTGCGCAAGAATGATCTGCTGGTTTTCAACGACACCCGGGTGCTGCCAGCGCGCCTGTATGGCCACAAGCCCAGTGGCGGGGCGGTGGAGATCTTGATCGAGCGTGTCACGGGTACGCATGACGCGATCGTGCAGCTAGGCGTGAGCAAAAAGCCGCGGCCAGGTACGGCGATCATTCTGGCGGATGGTAGCCAGGCTACCGTGCAGGGGCGTGAGGAGAGTTTTTTTCGCTTGCGTTTTGAATCACCCGAGCCTTTGGAGCGCCTGCTGATGAGGTTGGGCGAGATGCCGTTGCCGCCGTATATCTCGCGGCATGCCGATGCCAGCGACCTGGAGCGGTACCAGACCGTTTATGCGCGTGAGCCTGGGGCTGTCGCCGCACCCACGGCCGGCCTGCATTTCGATGAAGGCTTGCTGACCCAGATACGCGACAAGGGTGTGCACTTTGGCTATGTAACCTTGCATGTCGGCGCGGGTACCTTTCAGCCTGTGCGTACGGATGATCTGGCACATCACCAGATGCATCGCGAGTGGCTCAATGTCGGCGCTGGATTGGTCGATCAGATTCACCGCACGCGCCGGGCGGGTGGTCGCGTGATTGCCGTGGGCACCACGGTGGTGCGTGCACTGGAAAGCGCGACCGTGGATAGCGTGTTGCGTCCATTTGCTGGGGAAACGCAGATCTTTATTTTTCCTGGGTATCGCATTACCAGCATCGATGGGTTGATCACCAATTTCCATTTACCCCAATCGACCTTGCTGATGTTGGTGTCCGCGCTTGCGGGGCGGGAGTACATCCTTGGGGCTTATGAGCATGCGGTGAAGCAGCGATATCGTTTCTTTTCGTATGGCGACGCAATGCTGATTTTTCCGCAGGGCGCCACGTAG